The following proteins are encoded in a genomic region of Liolophura sinensis isolate JHLJ2023 chromosome 5, CUHK_Ljap_v2, whole genome shotgun sequence:
- the LOC135465462 gene encoding b(0,+)-type amino acid transporter 1-like, with protein sequence MYILLLYSSAQAGDSMTVQRGKTDNSSGEGTSSNTDGSQQETEGGEPQDDVTIADDATLRMKKEIGLFSGMAFIVGSIIGSGIFISPRGVLEGTGSVGASLLVWLACGLISMAAGLCYTELGTMIPLSGAEFSYLKESLGSFPAFLSVWIDIVLSRTSSQAVLALTFSKYALAPMFDVCGPPEYLLKMTASAVILTVAIVNCKSAALATRVQVIFTLIKLSALVIIIIGGIVKLAQGNTQYLSTGFEGSDTNPSAIAQAFYNGLWAYTGWSSLNYLTEELINPNVNLPRAILFSVPLVIVVYLLTNISYFTVLSKEMLLDAPAIAVSWGDHVLGPVSTVIPLAVACSTFGTLNSSCFSGARMSYVAGREGHFPNVLSYIHVHQLTPWCSLIFTTVVALGMVIPGDLGILINFISFTSWLIYGLTFGGLIVMRFTRKDWERPYKVPIVIPAVLVLVCAYLVMAPVIQNPQIEFLYAILFVFSGLFYYVPFVYFKLRMSCMDPLIMWAQLYLQVAPSKVKP encoded by the exons atgtacataCTTTTGCTCTATTCATCAGCACAAGCAGGTGACAGCATGACTGTCCAGAGAGGTAAAACTGACAATTCCTCTGGGGAAGGAACGTCATCAAATACGGACGGCTCTCAACAGGAGACTGAAGGTGGCGAACCCCAAGATGACGTCACGATAGCAGACGACGCCACCTTGCGGATGAAGAAAGAGATCGGTCTTTTCAGTGGGATGGCCTTCATTGTGGGTTCAATAATCG GATCTGGGATTTTCATTTCCCCTAGGGGGGTGTTGGAAGGGACCGGGTCGGTAGGTGCCTCGCTGCTGGTGTGGCTAGCATGTGGACTCATCTCCATGGCAG CGGGTTTATGTTACACTGAGCTGGGGACGATGATCCCGTTGTCAGGGGCGGAGTTTTCCTATCTTAAAGAATCCCTGGGTTCTTTCCCGGCATTCCTCAGCGTTTGGATCGATATCGTCTTATCTAGGACATCGTCTCAGGCGGTGCTCGCCCTTACCTTCTCTAAGTATGCCCTGGCGCCAATGTTCGACGTATGTGGCCCTCCAGAGTACTTACTAAAGATGACGGCCTCGGCTGTGATAT TGACAGTTGCGATAGTCAACTGTAAGAGCGCGGCATTGGCTACCCGTGTTCAAGTGATCTTCACGCTGATCAAGTTGTCTGCtcttgtcatcatcatcattggcGGCATCGTCAAACTTGCTCAAG GAAACACGCAATACCTCTCTACCGGTTTTGAAGGCTCTGATACTAACCCTTCTGCAATAGCTCAGGCTTTCTACAATGGTCTCTGGGCTTATACCGGATG gAGTTCCCTAAATTATCTCACAGAAGAACTGATCAACCCAAATGT AAACCTGCCTAGGGCCATCCTGTTCAGTGTGCCGCTTGTAATAGTCGTCTACCTACTTACCAACATTTCCTATTTCACGGTGTTATCTAAAGAAATGTTACTGGACGCGCCCGCCATTGCTGTG AGCTGGGGAGACCACGTGCTGGGACCCGTGTCTACTGTTATACCCCTTGCCGTGGCTTGTTCCACATTTGGCACTCTCAATAGTTCCTGTTTTTCTGGAGCCAG AATGTCCTACGTGGCGGGAAGAGAAGGCCATTTCCCTAACGTACTCTCCtacatccatgtacatcagTTAACGCCGTGGTGTTCGCTTATATTTACG ACTGTTGTTGCCTTAGGGATGGTCATACCAGGTGACTTAGGCATTCTGATCAATTTCATCAGCTTTACATCTTGGCTCATTTATGGCTTAACGTTTGGCGGATTGATCGTGATGAGGTTTACTCGAAAAGACTGGGAGAGGCCGTATAAG GTTCCTATTGTGATACCTGCAGTACTTGTTCTCGTCTGTGCATACCTGGTGATGGCCCCAGTGATCCAAAACCCACAGATTGAATTCCTCTACGCCATCCTGTTTGTTTTCAGTGGACTGTTCTACTATGTGCCGTTTGTGTACTTTAAGCTAAGGATGAGCTGTATGG ACCCTTTAATCATGTGGGCTCAACTCTATCTTCAAGTTGCCCCAAGCAAAGTTAAACCTTGA